From the genome of Pelobates fuscus isolate aPelFus1 chromosome 11, aPelFus1.pri, whole genome shotgun sequence:
acagggtaattcaaaaggcatattgtgaaccttagcgtgggatcagtTTTTCGCTAGTATGTTCCAAGTGTAgtagtaatgagcattttttaatgtattgttaatgattgttaaaaaataaatagaagttaatcctaatgggttaaaaaaaatagatacagtataatactgcgatctgtattttgatcactgtaggcagtttccaactggcagggaaggggttaattttagtttggactgggtaaaggcgggtgtttttttttttttttacttaaatgttattaaaacagttttttctaactttttttactttttaaagctcattttaaaactttttttaatgttaacccctagttagcctaacatcaaatcccccaattccccactaacttccacccatcccagcaaGCTaactatataattttaaaatatttaaatttattaataaaataaatttgaaaaaaattcaGATGACAGTAACatataatccctgccaattgaacACTGTAgttagtgatcaattggcagggaaggggttaattttattaaagcaggggaaatggagggtgggatttaactttaattatttatttttttacagaagcAGATTAgctctgatccgtctccctgcacttcacacagaccgcggaagagcagggaggcaGATGgtaagtccctgcagcacatgtgctcgctctgacagcctgtcagagtgatCACTGCTGCAGGGGCAGTGCAATCCggtgctcccagtctgcctcGGATACCGAGGCAGACCGGGTGAGTGCTAACACCGTGATcaccgcgatcgccgcgattgcggcgatctggggttgaCTTTACTAAATgacagaaattttccgtcaactgTCATTAACGCAAgtacaaggttgacggaaaatttccatctacggtcgggaaagggttaatataataataataataataataataataataataataataataataataacaacaacgtaTTAGTTTTAACCTTcggattactctggttttcaagtaggGGGGGTGGGAGAGTGACAGAATCCTCGGCTACTGTGCTCCTGACCTGCTAACTGTTTCCTTCTCTTTAGTTGAACTTGCAAGCTGTGTCAGCTGCCTGGCGCCCCTTTTGCCAAGGctccctgtgcagccgcacagcttgcacaccccaaaggcCAGCACTGCCTATATTCCACATTCACGAGCCCACTGCTCACTTACAATCACTGTGATTCAGCAGACAAGCTGTAGAGTCGACTCAAAGGATTCCTAATGTAAGCATTTCCAACATACAATCATTCTGTGGATTCTTACAGGAGTTGTGAAGGGAGAAACGTTGATCGATTTTAGTGTTGGAGCAACAGCAAGCCATCTAATACCAGTCTGCAATGGATTTAAAGACATATATGTAATAGAAGTTAATGATCTCAACATCAATGAATTTGAGAAATGGCGTCAAAATAAACAAGACGCTGTTAACTTCTCATATGGAGCAAAGTTTCTCTACAAGTTAGAAGGAGGCAGGTAATGTATGAGTTAGACAATATTTTATCATTGTTGCATGACATCATTCTGGTCATAATAGTAAGCAGCTCTTTACCACATCAATTTAGCTGAATCCAGATATCTTGTTTTTTTGcttggaaacaaaaataaaaaaataaactcaaaaatgttaaattcaaaacatatatatatatatatatatatatatatatatatatatatatatatatatatatatatatatgtatcaaagataatcagcactcccaggttttgCAGAAAAAAACTTCTATTTTATTccgaatgtcaacgtttcagttcctctggggaactttcatcaggacagcaagcaactgggtttttttctgcaaaacctgggagtgctgattatctttGATACATATCTAAttgtgcaatcgagcaccgggtcattTATTATgtgagtaggagtgcaaggttttcttttttgtctgtatatatatatatatagatatatgtatattgggctgctagagtaggacctgccaagaatggggtacattgacgataTGTATGCTTATGCatacatataatgtaactaaacccccattaattTTTgcttaggtgaggtgtttttaaaataaactactacaatctgtaagatttgaaataattgtttagtgaataagtgagtgtgctggattgtgtatgttttatatatatatatatatatatatatatatatatacactgaacaaaattataaacacaacacttttgtttttgcccccatttttcatgagctgaactcaaagatctaagactttttctatgtacaaaaaaggcctatttctctcaaatattgttcacaaatctgtctaaatctgtgttagtgagcacttctcctttgccgagataatccattgacctcacaggtgtggcatatcaagatgcggattagacagcatgattaatgcacaggtgtgccttaggctggccacaataaaaggccactctaaaatgtgcagttttactgtatcgAGGCGCCTGGGGGTCCAAaatccagtcagtatctggtgtgaccaccattttccttacgcagtgcaacacatctccttcgcatagagttgatcaggatattgattgtggcctgtgaaatgttggtccactcctcttcaatggctgtgcgaagttgctgtaTATTTACAGGACCTGGAAAAATaatggcaaaaacaaaagtgttgcgtttataattttgtccagtgtatatatatgtacacacacaatccagcacagtCACTTATTCAATAACAATGATTTCACATTTTTGACATTTGTTAtagtaatagaaaaaaaataatgggggtttagttacattatatgatcatatattgcattagcctgccacaacgtcaatgtaccccattcttggcaggtactactctagcagcctaatggcTTCCCTTAGATCAAGTAAGTGGATTGATCTAATAAGTGTTTAAACTAGTTCATGAACCAACGCCAGTATTGGGTATTATATGTAACACCAGGAGCAGCTAGCTTATAATAGATTTCCCCTGTGCTGCTCTCCTTTATCACACCAGTCTGAATGTATGTAAACAAAAGAGTTATTATTTGATTCAACCAGGACCATTGTGCATTTAGCTGTTGTTTTTTACTTAAACAAAACTGCTCTAGACACTAATCTATGACCATCCTCatactgcttcaaggcagcccctACCTAAATGACTATGTTTAGTACCATAATTTAAGAAGTGCCAACCAAATATAGAACCACGGGGtcaagtgaatttaaaatcaAATGAAGAGGCCGGTAACTTGACACCCAACTGCGCCTTTCTCAGAAGCTACATTATAGCTTATTGTAGTGATGCTGTTGTCTgtagcatgtctctgcaggctttttaagtaaacactgtcttttaagagaaaaggcagtgtttacatttctgacTAGTTGCACCAGCAGtggtagtcactcagacggtgtgcagcactggcattcacaGGCTCCACACTGGACAGGTCTGAGGTTATCTTGAAGGACAATTTCTGAGGAAATTTATAAATCACCAGGAAAaccatataatatgtaatattttttttttaccattgcaGAGAAGCATGGCACGTGAAGGAAGACAAAACAAGACAAGCAATTAAAGGAGTAGTAAAATGGGATATTTCTAACGATGATCAGGTCCCTGTCGATTTACCCCAAGCGGACTGCGTTCTCAGTCTATATCTATTGGAAGTTACCAGCAAAGACAGAGACACCTACCAGAGAAACCTGAAAAAACTTACATCCCACTTAAAACCTGGGGGGCACCTGATACTGTTTACAGTCCTAAATATGACATTTTATAAGGTTGATGAGGAGAAATTCTTTATTCTACCGGTTGATAAAGAGTTTGTAAAACAGGCTGTCATTAACGCTGGGCTTGTCCTTGAAAAAGTGAATGTGCTACCTAGCAAAAAAAACTGTGATCTGGTCGATTACGATGCAATAATGCATATAAGAGCTTGCATGAAGACTGTTTAACTAGTTCATtcataaagcggcactgtcacccccttGCAAAATCAGTATTTTATAgacataaaatctttatgaaatattcatattgactgaaatcactgaaattccaaaccaCTCAAAGAATATATTgaaacaaagtagggactgctttgtctctgtatttttccTGTGCCTAACTCGTCTTGAAAGTGGGCAGAGCTATTGCCTTCTAGAAGTGACCAGcccccagccatcaccagtgacgaCTGCGAGGAATTGGCTCCATCTATGGTCTCCTCCACAGACTTCAATGTTGTACTCTGACGCACacacaagagtacagcagtgacaacGGCTGGGGCAGAAGAGAATGGGTAGGAAAAAGATGACAGTACCAACAAGGGATAGGATCAGATAAGTAAAACTTACATTTCCTCCGCCCTTCTCCTGTCAACCATCGGGGGTCTTTTTATTTTATGCGAAGTCCCCAAaaaagtgacagtgccactttaacatgTGACTAGTTATACATGTGCGACAACATTTCATATTAGAGTAAAAAACTAAATGGTTGCCAATGACTATTAGAAGTAGTAATCTAGAACTGAATGTGTAGAATTTGTAGAAATGTATTCACCAAGAAATAAATCAGATAAATCAAATTCTCGCTCTATGTTAATATTCAAAtatttaataaagtatttaaagcaAACTTGATAGACTTTGTCTCTTCTGAGTTCATAACCACAGTTACCTTCTTTCATCTATTGATACAGAATAATTCTGGACCACCAGAAGTTTAAGGATTCCAAAGCTTATCACTTGCAGATAATTAAGGAAAACTAGATTTACAgaacagattttttattttttattttactttctgtTACACTTAGTTGATTTTTAACATTTTGGTTTTATGTGTTTCTGCACCATCGGAAGGTAGGGGGTTAGCATTGAAAGCGAGATATCCTGCCGCCCACTACTGTCCTTGCCACCCTTACATCCtgctcccacactgtcactgtcaccctcaaaCCCTGCTATCCACCACTCTCACGCTCACaccctgccaccacaccgtcaccACAGCTATCCTACAAACTGCCGCCCACTGCCCACtttctacacactgccccctctactgtcaccttcctacacacaatTTCCCCTATACTGTCACTTCCTACACATATAAGAATAAGCACAATTTAATTTAAACTGCTCACCCCCAAGCATTTATCTAATATTACATGCAGTACACAgctactacatgcactacacatatactacatccactacacagacactgcatccactagacacacacagaaaatgtattcaatacacacaatgcatacaatacacactacatccatggcACAAAAACAGGCACTGCATCCtagacacacagacattgcatccactacacacacacataatgcattcactgcacacacacaaacacataacgcattcactacatacactgcacacactgcatacaatacacacactgcatccactacacaagcacacattgcattcactacacataacATAAGGGATATTGGCGTGCTTttggtgtggggtggggggggggggggtatgaggGGGAGGAAAGGGGCAGCATATCATCcgtggacccaggcagcacaatgggCACAAGGAGAGTCTTATTCTGGTCCTGACTCCCAGGATATTAAAATGTCACTTTTGAATTTATCACAAAGACAGATTTCACTGAATTTCAAGGCAAAGTAATGATTTTTTAGCAAAATGTAACAAAGGTCTGAGTTTCTGACACCACACTTAGCCACAAAAACAATTGCTGATGGGAACAGACATCATTTCAGGCAAGTTAGTTGAAGCTGAGCTGTCACATCTAGACAAGTGACATATCCTTGTTCCCTCAACCCAGCAAATACTAAAGTATAGTGGAGGTAAGTGAAAGTCTTAACTTTGATGCACAACACCCATCCTGAGAGGACCGCTAACTCTGATTACATACAATATAAATGATAGGAATGAGCATCCATAAACGAGTaaagtccagaccttaatccACAAAAGTAACAGTTCCTTGTTCCCTCAATCAGTAAATGCTAGAGAAGTGAAGGTAAGTGAAAATCTTAACTCCACCGCACCTCCACGTTGTGGGCAACAAAGTCTGTCGAGAAATTCCATAGAGCACAGGTATTGTACATGCACATGCACAGTGCAAACATCCCTGTGGGGGCTAACAAATGTATATGCCATGTCTGGTGTACACAGAAATTAAAGCTAAAACAATTgagatgatttatttatttaagttccaaccaaaacaaaacctaaaatttgagctatatgtttgttcaaccataatgtATCTCTTTCGTATTAAGTGCACTCACacgtatatatcattttgttcagaaaaAATAGGGcaacaattaagaaatgttattttccaagttctgcatggcattttgtggcagaagcagccaccagagactcttatgtacaatgttatttgtccctaGCTCTATATGTCAATGCATCATGTATATTGTACCTGCCTGTTAAGAAAGAAACAATGTTGCATatcgttattgggtccgtgggtggccgccgttcgcctaatctccacgtggcggcggccatcttaactgccgaacagcggtgtttggtcgtcgagcgtctggaactaaaatcggacgctcgactacccagacaccgctcagacctccaggatcaccaaatcgtatgatccaaactgccgaacggcccgccgttcggtagtttgcattccccagtctaggggattcatccgaaccaaagattggggtcggatggctgagctgttcggcactttctctgcagtgaagtagaccgactacagggccagaatctatggagctgttttcggctactgtgtccctgcagtcggtcaaatctttaaatatctgtaactcccgaacccctggtctgatctgggtgaaatttgaatatgttactcacccagagcagacctaccaggggacccctcgtttatcatcgtaccccccgtatttaggggacgttcagaaactggggaaaactcggttccctctaattaatttacctgctaatctaaggggaggagagggaggggaggtgattgtgaggtgattggttgttttgagttacctcccttgcatgggaaaaagccataaaagaaattgtgtgaataaagctgatagttgacctccaagctatgtgtcgtctagttcttggagggaagggattgtaactacgctacccgtttgatacctgtctgggattgctgttcctgtctaccagcggagctaccttggatcatacctctactccgctacaattggtggcaagcgacgggatcgtactacacagcaagaggcattcagcaggaattaaaaaggactgaatggaaacagattataccctcttgaaacgggacacgctaaaagagttactggaagcgagagggaggatagcaagcaacaaaacaaaggctatcctaatcgcagaactcatggaaggagacagagtcgcagctgctgcagcacctccaagggagggggaagaaactgagtttaccagagaatatagggccaggatggctctattctcaccagccatggcagcacagaaagcagaccaggtgtacaacgatgtacaggctctctttatgcagcgatcagcgcagggaagcgcaacatcggcccccaccccgccagcgaaagctaaaataccgtaccaggtattcaaagcatttaatgataccgagggggacattgatggctatttacagaactttgaacttttgtgccagctgcatgccattagcactgaagaacaagtacgagtgctagcgggtaacctatccggccgcgcagcagatgcctaccgagctatgccggcggaggatatccgagactatcagaaggtaaaacaaaccttgctcgcacggtatgccattacacctgaagcataccgaacacagttccggaaactacccaaatcagaaaaagactcacatgcagaatttgcacaccgcctacaacgggcagctaacgggtggcttgaggcagccaaagccgtcacggcccaagagatccagcaattgatgatgctggaacagttctacaaacgtttgtctccacagttacagatctgggtaagagaccgtaagccccgtactctgcatgaggccgctcaactagcagatgagcatcaggactcccgGCGGGAACAGCATTTATCCAGTAGAGTGCAATCTGCGCCTgctgttccccagcttaccccagtaaatccgccccgaccaggggggacctaccagtcccaacccccccggtacaacaaccgggcatctgtccggtgccatgcatgtaaccagctgggtcacatgcaacgagactgtccccaaaaccgggccagaccggcctggacccctcaacgaccaccaaccaccccccgagccgcggtacactgctatcagggcaggccctgggctcaacctttcacctctacccaaatagaagaacccttgggcaccctccatgaggtaaacccggtccaggcggcctcagacaaccgccagggccaccggcaagtggtccatgtggagggcaagcggctggaggggttaagagattctggggccaccatcactctggtacggaaccatttagtggccccgaaccatctcactggagattgcattgcagttcgagtggcagggggagctatctacaaggtacccactgctaaactacatttggactggggagcgggggcaggacaaattgaagtggggatgatgcaagatctacctgccgatgtgattttggggaacgatttgggggagctaacttccgcttttgttacccggcctcctccacaggaagcttacccggtcgtcacccgtcaacaggctcgcaccacggcaccccaccttgactctgaggctcaggtaagcacgaACCCCCCTGATCCCACTGTATTACCttgggctgccccattagaatttggtagcgaggtcgccctggacccgtccctacaggtttacaaggacaggatagataaaaaccagactggcagagagggggagagatatgcttgggataaggggttattataccggtatgcagaaaagGTAGTAGCTGGGTCaattcctgtacccattaaacagttaattgtgcctcgaaagtatcgacaagagttaatgcggatcgcccacgacatccccatgtccggacacctagggatcagccgaaccaaacatcggctgctacagaacttcttctggccagggatatcacaggatattaagcagtactgtaatacctgtgatacctgtcagagagtgggaaagcggggggaccgatacaaggccaaactacacaccctgcccattattgaagaaccctttagccgggtagcggtagacattatcgggccgctgagacaaaaaagcccgtctggtaagaaatacatattgaccgtggtagactatgccactagataccccgaagcagtagccctgacaaatgtacacgcagagactatagtagacgccctcatgcgtatatttacccgtatggggatcccccgggagatcatttcagatcagggtacccaattcacggccgaggtcacgcaacagctttggaaagtatgcggggtccgagctatccttaattccccataccacccccagtccaatggcctctgcgaacggtttaatgggaccttaaaacaaatgatccgcacgttcgtagccactcagaagaactgggagcggttcttaccccatctcctgttcgcctaccgagaggtgccccaagagtccactgggttctctcccttcgaactgttgttcggaaggagggtaaggggacccctagacctaataagggaacactgggaggggggaacgaccattgacggcacccctatcgtaccctatgtgttggagtttcggaaccgcctggaggaattgacccgggctgtgcgcaacaacctccaggcggcccagacacgccagcgccaatggtatgataagggagccagggaccgcagctttcaggtcggccagaaagtactagtcctacgccccgtccctactgaaaagctgcaggcttcctggcggggcccattcaaggtggtagagcaggtctgcgataccacctatataatcggcccctgcgccgggaccggggacagacgcatgttccatgtgaacatgctgaagccctaccacgagcgcacagaggaagtatccgccatctgcgcctcggctgcagaggacacagataacctacccctccctgacatgctggcccgaggaacgctacaagaggatctcgcagccgtacagctaggagaccgcttgaatccccaggaaaaagctcaggcccaaagtttaattagggaaaaaggagccactttttccaacctcccgggatataccccgttagctacccatcgggtagaaaccctagatccgatcccactccgtcaaccgccctaccgcattcccgaagcagtgagggggaacatgtacaaggaactgaaggaaatgttgcagttaggggtaattgagccttcagatagcccctgggcatcccccgtagtactcgtgccgaagtgggatggaactacccgcttctgtgtagattaccggaggctcaatgataaaaccatatcagatgcctatcccatgccccggatagacgagctattagacaaaatggctagggggaaatacttaaccaccattgatctttgtaaaggatattggcaaattcctctagccgaggacgccattcccaagtcggccttcgtcaccccatttggcctgtaccaattccgggtcatgccatttgggatgaagaacgccccggccaccttccagaggatggtggaccgactattggacgggtttcaggagtacgcttgcgcctatctagacgacatagccatctttagttactcctgggccgatcatctagaccatatcggagcagtactagaccgcatccgggaagccggactgaccctcaagcccagtaaatgccatatagggatggccgaggtccaatacctcggacaccgagtaggcagcggccaccaaaaacccgaaccagccaaaatagaggccgtagctaaatggccaaccccctgcactaaaacccaggtactagcctttttggggacagcaggatattaccgaaagtttgtacctaactacagcgccctagccaagccccttacc
Proteins encoded in this window:
- the LOC134577018 gene encoding nicotinamide N-methyltransferase-like, encoding MEERRRKPPCPALEKGVVKGETLIDFSVGATASHLIPVCNGFKDIYVIEVNDLNINEFEKWRQNKQDAVNFSYGAKFLYKLEGGREAWHVKEDKTRQAIKGVVKWDISNDDQVPVDLPQADCVLSLYLLEVTSKDRDTYQRNLKKLTSHLKPGGHLILFTVLNMTFYKVDEEKFFILPVDKEFVKQAVINAGLVLEKVNVLPSKKNCDLVDYDAIMHIRACMKTV